In Limibacter armeniacum, a single window of DNA contains:
- a CDS encoding leucine-rich repeat domain-containing protein, producing the protein MFFVQLQQYKNLEKLTINGNNFKVLPNTFPTAILLTYLDVSHNGVEAFPLAILALKQLAYLNMENNGLTALPEKINSLENLTVLQLGGYPKANRLTQLPKTLGQLRHLKKLDLRENQIEQLPTSFTKLNNLEFLYLSANRLSELPIGFGKLNNLKEVYLGGNSFSYLTNEITNLERLEILWVPENRLKELLEAFGDLTSSNNTKSKCSIDSI; encoded by the coding sequence ATGTTTTTTGTACAACTTCAGCAATACAAAAATCTTGAAAAGCTTACCATAAACGGGAATAACTTTAAGGTTTTGCCAAATACATTCCCCACTGCTATTCTCTTAACCTATTTAGATGTTAGTCATAACGGTGTTGAGGCATTTCCATTGGCTATACTAGCGCTTAAACAGTTAGCGTATTTGAATATGGAAAACAATGGCTTGACGGCATTGCCCGAGAAAATCAATAGTCTTGAAAATTTAACGGTACTACAATTGGGAGGCTACCCAAAAGCCAACCGCCTTACTCAGTTACCAAAAACCTTAGGGCAGTTGCGACACCTGAAAAAACTGGATTTAAGAGAAAATCAGATAGAACAATTACCAACCAGCTTTACCAAACTAAATAATTTGGAGTTCCTATACCTGTCAGCAAACAGGCTTTCTGAGCTTCCAATAGGTTTTGGCAAGCTTAATAATCTTAAAGAGGTGTATTTGGGAGGTAATTCGTTTTCATATTTGACTAATGAAATTACGAATTTAGAACGACTTGAAATACTTTGGGTACCAGAAAACAGGCTAAAAGAACTCCTTGAAGCATTTGGGGATTTAACATCCAGTAATAATACAAAAAGTAAGTGCAGCATAGATTCCATATAA
- a CDS encoding DUF6266 family protein codes for MATVQNPIIGRASGTMANAVFSTWKGINVLKSKPLSNNSNTEAQQTQRSLFKTVVSMLKYFSQAARVGFYERAQGTSYTPWNLFVKSNTAAFTWDEAIGTVVLDATKFTVSDPAGNVLDTTGGTATGDYTNITLNFPANANANYHILMLNQNSYTPEGVVVHEGQLDATGQAVIPRNWDDSDEYDVFYFLDDGVNVSRSAGFLIS; via the coding sequence ATGGCAACGGTACAGAACCCGATTATCGGCAGGGCAAGTGGCACAATGGCCAATGCGGTGTTTTCCACCTGGAAGGGCATCAATGTGCTCAAGTCCAAGCCGCTTTCCAACAACTCCAATACGGAGGCACAGCAGACGCAGAGAAGCCTTTTCAAGACGGTGGTCTCGATGCTGAAGTATTTTTCTCAGGCGGCAAGGGTTGGTTTTTATGAAAGGGCGCAGGGTACTTCCTACACACCTTGGAACCTGTTTGTGAAGAGCAATACGGCAGCTTTCACTTGGGATGAGGCCATCGGGACGGTGGTGCTTGATGCAACAAAGTTTACGGTAAGTGATCCGGCGGGTAATGTGCTGGACACGACAGGTGGAACAGCCACTGGTGACTATACCAACATTACGCTGAACTTCCCTGCCAATGCAAATGCCAACTACCATATCCTGATGCTGAACCAGAACAGCTACACGCCTGAGGGGGTTGTGGTGCACGAGGGGCAGTTGGATGCCACAGGGCAGGCGGTGATTCCGAGGAACTGGGATGATTCGGATGAGTATGATGTATTCTACTTTTTGGATGATGGGGTGAATGTGAGCCGCAGTGCGGGCTTCTTGATATCGTAA
- a CDS encoding alpha-amylase family glycosyl hydrolase, translated as MNPSSRTGMGAIPFNENGNSGVTFRVWAPFASKVEVVGTFNGWGDNQIHELVSEGGGTWSRDIIGVIVGDQYKYKITNKHSNELLWKTDPRGKKIHDNDNWNAEVVDDQFDWDDINFRSPPWNEMVIYELHVASFFRQDNQVGSFQTLVEKLDYIKDLGFNAILLLPIYGFKGVNSWGYNAAFPFDIESAYGGPASFKKFINEAHKRGIAIILDIVFNHFGPEELDKCLQHFDGWKFHEKHDGIYFYPDWKGQTNFGPRPDYGRGEVRSYLRDNAMMWLNEYRVDGLRFDSTVNIRNAYGTDTSYGSIGEGWTLMQWINNEINNSAPWKISIAEDLQNNEWITKKTEEGGAGFNSQWSSYFFHMLDQNIRVLDDRMRNMFEIKSALEYLHGGDLSRNIIYINNHDECGELNKKHRLNDRIWLGNANSWVAKKRCTLAVGIVFTAPGIPMIFQGDEFFEWGTWNDSKEIDWGKRETFQGIVNLHKDLVSLRRNLKGLTKGLQGNNINVFHTNQNEKVIAFHRWYNGGMGDDVVVVANFSHKTFNRYHIGLPKEGKWKVRFNSDWNGYSADFGNTSADDIVALIDGYDGMPYSGSIGLGPYTVLILSQ; from the coding sequence ATGAATCCATCAAGCAGAACTGGAATGGGAGCAATACCCTTTAATGAAAATGGAAATTCAGGAGTTACCTTCAGGGTTTGGGCTCCTTTTGCTAGTAAAGTTGAAGTTGTAGGGACTTTTAACGGGTGGGGAGATAACCAGATACATGAATTAGTTTCAGAAGGTGGAGGTACCTGGTCTAGGGACATTATAGGTGTAATTGTTGGAGATCAATATAAATATAAAATTACTAACAAGCATAGTAATGAATTACTGTGGAAGACAGACCCTAGAGGTAAAAAGATACATGATAATGATAACTGGAATGCTGAAGTTGTAGATGATCAGTTTGATTGGGATGATATTAATTTCCGCTCACCGCCTTGGAATGAAATGGTAATATATGAATTGCATGTAGCTTCTTTTTTTAGGCAAGACAATCAAGTTGGAAGCTTTCAAACGCTAGTAGAGAAATTGGATTATATTAAAGATTTAGGGTTTAATGCTATTTTATTATTGCCTATTTACGGTTTTAAAGGTGTAAACTCTTGGGGGTATAATGCAGCTTTTCCCTTTGATATTGAAAGTGCATATGGAGGTCCAGCTTCATTTAAAAAGTTTATAAATGAAGCTCATAAAAGAGGAATTGCGATTATCCTTGATATAGTATTCAATCATTTTGGTCCAGAAGAACTTGATAAATGTCTTCAACATTTTGACGGATGGAAATTTCATGAAAAGCATGATGGTATCTATTTTTATCCTGATTGGAAAGGTCAAACTAATTTTGGACCAAGACCTGATTATGGAAGAGGAGAAGTTAGGTCTTACCTAAGAGATAATGCCATGATGTGGTTAAATGAATACAGGGTGGATGGCCTCCGGTTTGATTCTACAGTCAATATCAGGAATGCATATGGAACAGATACTAGTTATGGCAGTATTGGGGAAGGTTGGACATTGATGCAGTGGATCAATAATGAAATAAATAATAGTGCCCCATGGAAAATCAGTATCGCAGAAGACCTTCAGAATAATGAATGGATTACGAAAAAAACAGAAGAAGGAGGAGCCGGCTTTAATTCTCAATGGAGCAGTTACTTTTTCCATATGTTGGATCAAAACATTAGGGTACTTGATGATAGAATGAGGAATATGTTTGAAATAAAGAGTGCTTTAGAATATTTACATGGAGGAGACCTGTCTAGAAATATCATATATATCAATAACCACGATGAGTGTGGAGAGCTGAATAAAAAGCATAGGCTGAATGATCGAATATGGTTAGGAAATGCGAATTCTTGGGTAGCTAAGAAGAGATGTACATTGGCTGTAGGGATAGTATTTACGGCGCCAGGTATACCAATGATATTTCAAGGGGATGAGTTTTTTGAGTGGGGTACTTGGAATGATTCCAAGGAGATAGATTGGGGGAAACGGGAGACCTTTCAAGGAATTGTGAATTTGCACAAAGATCTTGTGTCGTTGAGGAGAAACTTAAAAGGTCTTACAAAAGGCCTTCAGGGGAATAATATCAACGTATTTCACACCAATCAAAATGAGAAGGTTATTGCATTTCATAGATGGTATAATGGTGGAATGGGTGATGATGTTGTGGTGGTTGCTAATTTTAGTCATAAAACCTTTAACAGATACCATATTGGTCTACCTAAAGAGGGAAAGTGGAAAGTGAGATTCAATAGTGATTGGAATGGCTACAGTGCTGATTTTGGGAATACATCAGCTGATGATATCGTCGCTTTAATTGATGGTTATGATGGAATGCCGTATTCAGGAAGTATAGGTCTTGGCCCCTATACAGTTTTAATTCTATCTCAGTAA
- a CDS encoding endonuclease/exonuclease/phosphatase family protein — protein MNPIPTILTEMPNEVKDIIIKVREALENEFPVRAVEGNLVIGSWNIRALGSFTDKWAAEEGDSPIRDVTSLVVIAEILKRYDVVAIQEIKGDLKAFRHILKYLGDDWMFILTDTTLGDAGNDERLGFLFDARKIQLSGLAGEVVIPIGEGYDEMTKQFARTPYAVSFKSGKATFILLTLHVIYGVNASNRLPELKAIAKWVKNWSSRISNWGHHLLVLGDFNIDKVGDPLYEAFTGEGLTVPDDLAMIDATLFNNEKHYDQIAWYEQGWENAEQPLKYVKGGKFFFDHYVFEELNKTRLSWKISDHYPLWVELEVV, from the coding sequence ATGAATCCAATTCCAACAATATTGACAGAAATGCCAAATGAAGTCAAGGATATTATCATCAAAGTTAGAGAGGCTTTGGAAAATGAATTTCCAGTAAGAGCAGTGGAAGGTAACCTTGTTATAGGTTCGTGGAATATCAGGGCATTGGGTAGCTTTACTGACAAGTGGGCGGCAGAAGAAGGCGACAGTCCGATACGCGATGTTACTTCTCTGGTGGTAATTGCTGAAATATTAAAACGCTATGATGTTGTAGCCATACAGGAGATTAAGGGAGACCTTAAGGCTTTCAGACATATCTTGAAGTACTTAGGTGATGACTGGATGTTTATTTTGACGGATACCACCTTAGGTGATGCAGGGAACGATGAGAGGCTTGGTTTCCTGTTTGATGCCCGTAAAATTCAGTTATCAGGTCTTGCAGGAGAGGTAGTGATACCTATTGGGGAAGGGTATGATGAAATGACCAAACAGTTTGCCCGTACGCCATATGCTGTAAGTTTCAAGTCTGGCAAGGCCACCTTTATATTACTGACCTTGCATGTAATTTATGGTGTTAACGCAAGTAATCGTTTACCGGAATTGAAGGCTATAGCCAAGTGGGTAAAGAACTGGAGTAGCAGAATATCAAATTGGGGACATCACCTGTTGGTGCTAGGAGACTTTAATATTGATAAGGTAGGTGACCCACTGTATGAGGCGTTTACAGGTGAAGGACTAACAGTCCCTGATGATTTGGCAATGATCGATGCAACCTTATTCAATAATGAAAAACATTATGATCAGATAGCATGGTATGAACAAGGTTGGGAAAATGCAGAACAACCACTTAAATATGTAAAGGGAGGGAAGTTCTTTTTTGATCATTATGTGTTTGAGGAACTGAACAAAACGAGGTTGTCATGGAAAATCTCAGACCACTATCCACTTTGGGTGGAACTTGAGGTCGTCTAA
- a CDS encoding amidohydrolase family protein, whose product MYLKKKKHLRQGTYHPWTILADNKNKRDRARMASAYGQCDLVKLWNGNVRLTFNSLYPIEKGFFKSQVIKKQNPLKMLSALITDEGLPIRDIFQSLFMQVPLPMVNYIQSGQYDYWKILNEEYQFAISKNGISTQSKIYIPGGVRRIFKGKRKVIQENEEFLNIKGIYQIPSDRTELKALLLEDKIVMILTIEGMHALGTDAGNLTDWKKRVDEIKKWEYPVFFITFAHHFNNGLCGHAHSFPDISTKILDQKGSGFNGKFTKAGWVIIRKLLALDTNNDTDPSEGYRILIDVKHMSANSRLEYYKHIVMPCFEKGTIIPVIASHCGYSGRKTLNELIDHTDKESDDYFSNGFYAWNINVCNEDIEMIFLTEGLLGISLDQRILGVPAKQKTAGGKNTIDCIWSTIRAAVKAIYTSSNPQVNLLDKTKIWDHITLGSDFGGYIDPVNPYPDALEYKDLKLDLIEIIEKERISTQHNQLFGLTNTQDVKSAVQKICYDNAKAFVLKWYP is encoded by the coding sequence ATGTACCTAAAGAAAAAAAAACATCTACGTCAAGGCACTTACCACCCATGGACAATTCTTGCTGACAATAAAAACAAAAGAGACCGTGCCAGAATGGCTTCTGCCTATGGCCAATGCGACTTAGTAAAACTATGGAACGGAAATGTTCGACTAACCTTCAATTCATTATACCCAATCGAAAAAGGTTTCTTCAAGTCTCAAGTGATAAAGAAACAAAACCCTTTGAAAATGTTATCTGCATTGATTACTGATGAAGGACTCCCTATAAGGGATATATTCCAAAGTCTATTTATGCAAGTTCCATTGCCAATGGTAAACTATATTCAATCTGGGCAATATGATTATTGGAAAATATTGAACGAGGAATATCAATTTGCTATCAGTAAAAATGGGATTTCAACTCAAAGTAAAATATATATTCCGGGTGGGGTCAGAAGAATATTCAAAGGAAAAAGAAAAGTGATCCAAGAAAATGAAGAATTCCTAAATATTAAGGGAATATATCAGATACCCTCCGATCGAACTGAACTTAAAGCACTACTATTGGAAGATAAAATCGTAATGATACTCACAATAGAAGGTATGCATGCACTAGGTACTGATGCAGGTAATCTAACAGATTGGAAAAAAAGGGTTGATGAAATCAAAAAATGGGAGTACCCTGTATTCTTCATAACATTTGCTCATCACTTTAACAACGGACTATGTGGGCATGCGCATAGTTTCCCAGACATTAGTACGAAAATTCTTGATCAGAAAGGCAGTGGGTTTAATGGGAAATTCACAAAAGCAGGATGGGTAATCATCCGTAAACTACTGGCTTTGGATACAAATAATGATACAGATCCTAGTGAAGGGTACCGCATCCTGATCGATGTAAAACATATGAGTGCCAATAGTAGGCTCGAATATTACAAACATATTGTCATGCCTTGCTTCGAGAAAGGCACTATTATACCTGTAATTGCCAGTCATTGCGGATACAGTGGCAGGAAAACACTGAATGAGTTGATTGACCATACAGACAAGGAGAGTGATGATTACTTCTCTAATGGATTCTATGCCTGGAATATCAATGTCTGCAACGAGGATATTGAAATGATCTTTCTGACAGAAGGCTTGTTGGGTATTTCATTGGATCAAAGAATTTTGGGGGTACCTGCTAAGCAAAAAACAGCAGGAGGAAAAAATACAATCGACTGTATTTGGAGCACAATTAGAGCAGCAGTCAAAGCCATATATACCTCAAGCAACCCACAGGTCAACCTGCTTGATAAAACAAAGATTTGGGATCACATTACATTAGGATCCGATTTTGGTGGCTACATAGACCCTGTAAACCCATATCCTGATGCATTAGAATATAAAGATTTGAAACTGGATCTGATTGAAATAATTGAAAAGGAGCGGATATCAACCCAGCATAATCAACTATTTGGACTGACAAATACTCAAGACGTAAAAAGTGCAGTTCAAAAAATATGTTATGATAATGCTAAAGCATTTGTTCTGAAATGGTATCCTTAA
- a CDS encoding alpha/beta hydrolase — protein sequence MAKVTHYLITNREVSDVGRDNYIQVGKEFLRIDGRESAHDNLRFGEIAFEETHHNKDINDFEISLYPDLDYEALRNNTEKQNLSAAEELSSYKMFNTLYKKHKTKRGEKEDILFFVHGYKNDLVTALQTLSELHNLYVKPKDSTIKHIVLFAWPSRKNLLQYRDDARDAILSGYALARAYMKLRDFFRILLQNNKDFCMSKIHLICHSMGNRVIESMLEHLNAECWTIRNLFEEGILVGADVDYDTLEPPKPMNHIIDLCARVHVYYHRRDKALMVSENTKNAFNRLGLWGAKNTLSIPDDVYQCNVTDIPDPEDNILDDLEDRIINHWYYINNSLVVNDIRDVLNGKVSVFSDTF from the coding sequence ATGGCTAAAGTAACCCATTACCTGATTACCAACAGAGAAGTTTCTGACGTAGGAAGAGACAACTATATCCAAGTTGGAAAAGAGTTTTTAAGGATAGACGGAAGGGAGTCTGCACATGACAATTTACGTTTTGGAGAGATTGCATTCGAAGAGACGCATCATAACAAAGACATTAATGACTTTGAAATCAGCTTGTACCCAGACTTGGACTACGAAGCCTTAAGAAACAATACTGAAAAACAAAACCTTAGCGCAGCCGAAGAGCTTTCCAGCTATAAAATGTTTAATACACTTTATAAAAAGCATAAAACTAAACGGGGAGAAAAAGAAGATATCTTGTTTTTTGTACATGGTTACAAAAATGACCTCGTCACAGCGCTTCAAACACTTTCTGAATTGCATAATTTATATGTAAAGCCGAAGGATAGTACAATCAAGCATATTGTTCTGTTTGCTTGGCCTTCTAGAAAAAACTTGTTACAATATAGAGACGATGCAAGAGATGCCATCTTATCAGGGTATGCATTGGCTAGAGCTTACATGAAACTCAGGGATTTCTTCAGGATTTTACTACAGAATAATAAGGACTTTTGCATGTCCAAAATACACCTGATTTGTCACTCTATGGGTAATCGGGTGATAGAATCTATGCTTGAACATTTGAATGCTGAGTGCTGGACGATAAGAAACCTGTTTGAGGAGGGAATACTTGTCGGAGCTGACGTAGATTATGACACTTTGGAGCCTCCCAAACCAATGAACCACATAATAGATTTATGCGCAAGGGTTCACGTATATTATCACAGGAGAGACAAGGCTTTAATGGTTTCCGAAAATACTAAAAATGCCTTCAACAGGCTTGGCCTCTGGGGAGCAAAAAACACACTCAGTATACCTGATGATGTCTATCAATGTAATGTCACAGACATCCCAGACCCAGAAGACAATATATTGGATGACCTTGAAGACAGAATCATCAACCATTGGTACTACATCAATAACTCTCTGGTTGTAAATGATATCAGGGATGTACTCAATGGAAAGGTTTCTGTTTTCTCAGACACATTTTAA
- a CDS encoding cache domain-containing protein, which translates to MKQLFTGKIASFLLLLITIITVSLLYYFFYVKEREADLEKEGLRVLNTYAGIIEEKHQYYQDSYAANSIKKSKEIEEAKAAIDSLIVQKEKCDKCTINNKAKILISTLKDFANGLKEHNKEKLKGYTHTQIVNDDSLLEKFKDDNKALYIAKLNELKSNIATLEGNNDPTVQFYISGKECPLGLWINKSGKAIVSIESNKADTKFYIELKDFIPPPINDIFNHGNLFLYSIDTLDSINNCNCLGESRGKSIPPTLFYQQNNKLQFQPNKLDTLITALKIEGGMSILDYSENDHNLKILTVPVNLAYNTYYLSAIIPLNEFKMTAGKRSLDTALVIILLSLLLIFSLPILKLILINEYEKVTLTDAYLSLLSLAAVTSLSVTLLLHFSAIIYEWNNGQDEVKKLNNEIKTSIESEINESFITSLNLWKKGLPQASGRYVTKSNTSFIEKEIYPQELILIDAQGMTEHIFINKEVAVDKTTDLSKRDYFKKIRDGEHWTKKSDPNSSYYIDYVKSYGNNKKEVITSMPFKKDDINLNKTDITINKINLNKTTVIALSSILRSVQHPILLDGYKFAVINKKGKTLFHSDNRNDLSEDFLAETGNDPFLRSALQNGANTPLNLNYRNTSHTAYLQHIDDTDWYLLTLKDNVADQVNRFMASTFTLLLNFVSISVLLLLMGVANFLKNRSLPNPFQSFAYDWLHPSGIKINDDKLGVIIPFMVGIVFFEVCLLIVINSHIFLIFYTVFTILTINILYRGLIKVIDNKIERENSRIQLYLSLFSISILTIFYLIFWEEHISYNKGDLIKTIYIIIYTIIVYIISFNKRTPWKNLYNNNTSRANTSLLLVFWLTAVSILPSFCIYKSSYNYEVDAWMRHQLLTLQKDINHNHHNIEKEAILLNYNDSTNLLNGLKNNIVNYTYHFDSLKKNNDAIPQINNIYPDIVRHHIDWIRSTILPSLYSFNINNESDTYKISSNNALISIENKEQVLDKTITFDKNTLGWQFYISLTIILLTSLFISFSLSNLIISHLFFLPSPTHKNFLHKPINTAQKQPYTKKIIVDPLIELTYLSISQPIDGTVIKITSKNISKEVVDNIRNNNINEIHSPFSLRFLEKNLHHIDNNNKEKKDKDENKQNKDSYPNEFLSELISILKDYKKCYRQLPKEKFTSAENKNVQNANQDDYPRIHHEMEENYFFFSHLWNTLSLREKNILYDFAEDGIVNINAIEVIKELINKGFLSLDFNEKLELPSQSFRLFILKAMSEEDKTKLKTIKRKKGSWTKVQPIILILIGTFLFGLLWTEQETAARITAIFAAVSTIIPTIINISNWVLRKGGEQP; encoded by the coding sequence ATGAAACAACTGTTCACAGGTAAAATAGCGTCCTTCCTACTCCTACTTATAACCATCATCACAGTTTCTCTACTCTACTATTTCTTCTATGTAAAGGAAAGGGAAGCTGACCTTGAAAAAGAAGGCCTTCGAGTACTAAATACTTATGCAGGTATCATCGAAGAAAAACATCAGTATTATCAGGATTCATATGCCGCTAACTCAATCAAGAAAAGTAAAGAAATTGAAGAAGCTAAAGCTGCAATAGATTCCTTAATTGTACAGAAAGAAAAATGTGATAAATGTACTATAAATAATAAGGCTAAAATTTTAATTTCAACATTAAAAGACTTTGCAAATGGCTTAAAAGAGCACAATAAAGAAAAATTAAAAGGCTACACACACACACAAATTGTTAATGATGATTCTTTATTGGAAAAATTTAAAGACGACAATAAAGCTCTTTACATAGCTAAACTCAATGAACTTAAATCAAACATTGCTACGCTAGAAGGAAATAATGACCCTACAGTTCAGTTTTACATATCTGGTAAAGAATGTCCTTTAGGGTTATGGATTAACAAAAGTGGCAAGGCTATAGTCTCTATTGAAAGCAATAAAGCTGACACTAAATTCTATATTGAGTTAAAAGACTTTATTCCTCCACCCATCAACGATATCTTCAATCACGGTAACCTTTTCCTATACAGTATTGACACGCTAGACTCCATCAATAACTGCAATTGCTTGGGAGAATCTAGAGGCAAAAGCATTCCTCCAACTTTATTTTATCAGCAAAACAATAAGCTCCAGTTCCAGCCCAATAAACTGGACACACTAATTACAGCACTCAAGATAGAAGGAGGAATGTCTATTCTTGACTATTCCGAGAACGATCATAACTTAAAAATACTCACAGTTCCTGTCAATCTTGCCTACAATACCTATTACCTTTCTGCAATCATCCCTCTCAATGAGTTCAAAATGACTGCAGGAAAGCGTTCCTTGGATACCGCCTTAGTTATTATCCTACTCTCCTTGCTATTGATTTTCTCTCTCCCCATCCTAAAGCTTATACTAATTAACGAATACGAAAAAGTAACCCTTACTGACGCTTACTTATCCCTACTCTCATTGGCTGCAGTTACTAGCCTTTCAGTTACATTATTACTCCATTTTTCCGCCATTATATACGAGTGGAACAATGGACAAGATGAAGTGAAAAAGCTAAATAATGAAATCAAGACAAGTATAGAAAGTGAGATAAACGAATCTTTCATTACTTCACTGAACTTATGGAAGAAAGGTCTTCCACAAGCAAGTGGTAGATATGTAACTAAGAGTAATACATCATTTATCGAAAAGGAGATCTATCCGCAAGAATTAATTCTAATAGATGCTCAGGGTATGACTGAACACATATTTATAAATAAAGAAGTAGCTGTTGATAAAACAACAGACCTTTCAAAAAGAGACTACTTCAAAAAAATAAGAGATGGTGAGCATTGGACTAAAAAAAGTGATCCTAATTCAAGTTATTACATAGATTATGTAAAATCTTATGGTAATAATAAAAAAGAAGTAATTACTTCAATGCCTTTTAAAAAAGATGATATTAATTTAAATAAAACTGATATCACCATCAATAAAATAAATTTAAACAAAACCACAGTAATTGCCCTATCATCCATACTCCGATCAGTTCAGCACCCCATCTTGTTGGATGGATATAAATTTGCAGTAATAAACAAAAAGGGTAAAACCTTATTTCACTCAGATAACCGTAACGACCTCTCTGAAGACTTCTTGGCAGAAACAGGAAATGATCCATTTCTACGATCAGCCCTTCAGAATGGAGCTAATACCCCACTTAATCTCAACTACAGAAACACAAGTCACACAGCATATCTACAACATATTGATGACACTGACTGGTACCTGCTCACACTAAAAGATAATGTAGCTGATCAAGTCAACCGCTTTATGGCATCCACCTTCACGCTCCTTTTGAATTTTGTCAGCATCTCAGTATTACTCTTATTAATGGGAGTTGCCAACTTTCTTAAAAACAGAAGTCTTCCCAATCCATTTCAGTCATTTGCCTATGACTGGTTGCATCCTAGTGGCATAAAAATAAATGATGATAAGTTAGGCGTAATTATTCCATTCATGGTGGGCATAGTATTTTTTGAAGTGTGTTTACTGATTGTAATAAACTCACATATTTTTCTAATTTTTTATACTGTTTTCACCATACTTACAATCAATATTTTATATAGAGGTTTGATTAAAGTAATTGATAACAAAATAGAGAGAGAAAATAGCCGAATCCAACTATATTTATCTTTATTCTCCATAAGTATCTTAACTATCTTCTACTTAATATTTTGGGAAGAGCACATATCTTATAACAAAGGTGACTTAATTAAAACTATTTATATTATCATATACACAATCATAGTTTACATAATTTCTTTTAATAAAAGGACTCCTTGGAAAAATCTTTACAATAACAATACATCGAGAGCTAACACTTCCTTATTATTAGTTTTTTGGCTAACTGCAGTCAGTATACTCCCCTCTTTTTGTATATATAAATCATCCTACAATTATGAAGTTGATGCTTGGATGAGACATCAATTATTAACTTTACAAAAAGATATCAATCACAACCACCATAACATTGAAAAAGAAGCAATTCTTCTCAACTATAATGACTCAACCAATCTATTAAACGGCTTAAAAAATAACATAGTAAACTACACATATCATTTTGATTCTCTTAAAAAGAATAATGATGCTATTCCACAAATCAACAATATTTACCCTGATATTGTGAGACATCATATTGACTGGATTAGAAGTACTATCTTGCCGTCATTATATAGCTTTAACATTAATAATGAATCAGACACATACAAGATATCATCAAATAATGCATTAATTAGTATTGAAAATAAAGAACAAGTCCTTGATAAAACCATAACCTTCGATAAAAACACGCTAGGGTGGCAATTCTACATATCTTTGACCATCATCCTTTTAACCTCACTATTCATTTCATTCAGTTTATCAAACCTTATTATATCACATCTTTTCTTTTTACCCTCCCCTACTCATAAAAATTTCCTTCACAAACCTATAAATACCGCTCAAAAGCAACCTTATACCAAAAAAATAATCGTTGACCCATTAATTGAACTCACTTATTTATCAATAAGTCAACCAATAGATGGTACAGTTATTAAGATCACATCAAAAAACATCTCTAAAGAAGTTGTTGACAACATAAGAAATAATAACATTAATGAAATTCATTCCCCATTCAGCTTACGGTTTCTTGAAAAGAACCTTCATCACATTGACAATAACAACAAAGAGAAAAAAGATAAGGATGAAAATAAACAAAACAAGGACAGCTACCCAAATGAATTTTTATCAGAACTAATATCAATACTTAAAGACTACAAGAAATGCTATAGACAACTACCTAAAGAAAAATTCACAAGTGCCGAAAATAAAAACGTACAGAACGCCAATCAGGATGACTATCCTCGTATCCACCATGAGATGGAAGAGAATTACTTTTTTTTCTCACACCTCTGGAATACACTCTCACTAAGAGAAAAAAACATCCTCTACGATTTTGCTGAAGATGGCATTGTAAATATAAATGCCATAGAAGTTATCAAGGAATTGATCAATAAAGGTTTTTTAAGTCTTGATTTTAACGAAAAGCTCGAACTCCCCAGCCAAAGCTTCCGCCTGTTTATCCTAAAGGCAATGTCAGAAGAAGATAAGACCAAATTAAAGACCATCAAGCGCAAAAAAGGAAGCTGGACAAAAGTCCAACCTATCATTCTGATCTTGATAGGTACATTTCTCTTTGGCTTGCTCTGGACTGAGCAGGAAACCGCAGCACGCATCACCGCTATTTTTGCTGCTGTCTCTACCATCATCCCGACTATCATTAATATCAGTAACTGGGTGCTCAGGAAAGGAGGTGAACAACCGTGA